One segment of Natronosalvus halobius DNA contains the following:
- a CDS encoding GNAT family N-acetyltransferase yields MKFADEIEFGHEDRKRIYEYVERHGAVDPDDAQERLRIDPGGFRHHVAILKRDGRLEDRNGRLQVAIDAGAEEEYQSDDLEFHIRPARQDDLAGIVGAIRQVAEERTYIVAESVADEVDHQNALLRHNELESRMFFVATVGDEVVGWVHLHAPELEKLSHTAELTVGVIEEYRGNGIGSHLLSRGLEWAGSNAYEKVYNSVPSSNEDAIAFLEGHGWEVEAIREDHYKLEGEYVDEVMMALEL; encoded by the coding sequence ATGAAGTTCGCTGACGAGATCGAATTCGGACACGAGGACCGAAAGCGAATCTACGAGTACGTCGAGCGCCACGGGGCGGTCGACCCCGACGACGCCCAGGAGCGCCTCCGGATCGATCCCGGCGGCTTCCGACATCACGTCGCCATCCTCAAACGCGACGGCCGACTCGAGGACCGGAACGGTCGCCTGCAGGTAGCTATCGACGCGGGAGCTGAAGAGGAGTACCAGAGCGATGACCTCGAGTTTCACATCCGCCCGGCCCGCCAGGACGACCTCGCGGGAATAGTCGGCGCGATTCGGCAGGTCGCTGAGGAACGAACCTACATCGTCGCCGAGAGCGTCGCCGACGAGGTCGACCACCAGAACGCCCTGCTCCGGCACAACGAACTGGAGTCCAGGATGTTCTTCGTCGCGACCGTCGGCGACGAGGTCGTCGGCTGGGTCCACCTCCACGCGCCCGAACTCGAGAAACTGAGCCACACGGCCGAACTCACGGTCGGCGTCATCGAGGAGTACCGCGGGAACGGGATCGGCTCACACCTCCTCTCGCGTGGGCTCGAGTGGGCCGGCAGCAATGCCTACGAGAAAGTCTACAACAGCGTCCCCTCGAGCAACGAGGACGCCATTGCCTTCCTCGAGGGCCACGGCTGGGAGGTCGAAGCGATTCGCGAGGATCACTACAAGCTCGAGGGCGAGTACGTCGACGAAGTAATGATGGCCCTCGAACTGTAG